A DNA window from Bradyrhizobium barranii subsp. barranii contains the following coding sequences:
- a CDS encoding efflux RND transporter periplasmic adaptor subunit yields the protein MSTRPKLSVALFGILAIAAVAYGVWYELLGGVKPAAAAAQSAASQAAAKIPVTSFVVKKADFPVRAYGLGVVSPFKTVTVKSRVDGQIIKVFFKQGQMVKEGDPLLEIDQRPFTAALEQAVAKKAQDEANLRNDRLNLERFQKLAKQQFETQQNLDTQQALVDQMIAQVKGDEAAIDNAQTNLGYTSIKAPISGRTGFRLVDPGNIVHAADTTGIVTIAQLQPIAVQFTEPEEQLQAIDKAFDAGEVPVEALTSDGTRTLSQGRLVVMDNSVNQATGTISLKARFDNKDNALWPGLSVTTRMLIDTRKDVIVVPQDGVQHGPSGLFAYMIGDNGKVSARPIKVSQSGDANAVVSEGLNVGDRIVVAGQSRLFDGALVDDKPQAAPTADASASATQVKTGSAD from the coding sequence GTTGCGCTGTTTGGAATCCTTGCAATAGCCGCGGTGGCCTATGGCGTATGGTATGAGCTCCTCGGGGGCGTCAAGCCAGCCGCAGCGGCCGCCCAAAGCGCTGCCAGTCAGGCCGCGGCGAAGATTCCCGTCACCTCGTTCGTAGTGAAGAAGGCCGACTTTCCCGTGCGCGCCTACGGTCTCGGAGTCGTCTCGCCGTTCAAGACGGTGACGGTCAAGAGCCGCGTCGACGGTCAGATCATCAAGGTGTTCTTCAAACAGGGGCAGATGGTGAAGGAGGGCGATCCACTTCTGGAGATCGATCAACGCCCCTTTACCGCGGCTCTCGAGCAGGCGGTGGCGAAGAAGGCCCAGGACGAGGCCAATCTGAGGAACGACCGGTTGAACCTGGAGCGCTTTCAGAAGCTCGCGAAGCAGCAATTCGAGACCCAGCAAAATCTCGATACCCAGCAGGCCCTGGTCGATCAGATGATCGCGCAGGTGAAGGGCGACGAGGCCGCCATCGACAATGCGCAGACCAATCTCGGCTACACCTCGATCAAGGCGCCGATCAGCGGACGAACGGGTTTCCGGCTGGTTGACCCCGGCAACATCGTGCATGCCGCGGATACGACGGGGATCGTCACCATCGCCCAGCTTCAGCCGATCGCCGTGCAGTTCACGGAGCCTGAAGAGCAATTGCAGGCCATCGACAAGGCCTTTGACGCCGGCGAGGTGCCCGTCGAGGCGCTGACCTCGGACGGAACCAGGACACTGTCGCAAGGCAGGCTCGTGGTCATGGACAATTCGGTGAACCAGGCCACCGGGACCATCAGCCTGAAAGCGCGCTTCGACAACAAGGACAATGCGCTGTGGCCCGGCCTGTCGGTCACTACGCGGATGCTGATCGATACGCGCAAGGACGTCATCGTCGTGCCGCAGGATGGCGTGCAGCACGGGCCGTCGGGTCTGTTCGCCTACATGATAGGCGACAATGGCAAGGTCAGCGCGAGGCCGATCAAGGTCAGCCAGAGTGGCGACGCGAATGCCGTGGTCTCCGAAGGGCTGAACGTCGGAGACAGGATCGTCGTGGCCGGGCAGTCGCGCCTGTTCGATGGCGCGCTGGTCGACGACAAGCCGCAGGCCGCGCCGACGGCGGATGCGAGCGCCAGTGCCACCCAGGTCAAGACCGGATCGGCTGACTGA
- a CDS encoding efflux RND transporter permease subunit codes for MAGGISAPFIRLPIATSLLMVGIVFVGIIAYPQLPVAPLPEVDFPTIQVSANLPGADPETMASSVAQPLESQFALIPGVSEMTSQSQTSSTQIVLQFDLSRNIDGAGSDVLAAINAASGQLPKNMPTPPTYRKVNPADSPILTLGATSTTLPMTQVSDETYTKLAQAISHISGVGQVSVGGQQAPSIRVQIDPAKLVAKGLSLEDVRTPLSVITVNNPKGTLNGDTRTYTVYANDQFTKAEAWNDIVIAYRNGSPVRVGDIGHAVSAPLDNTQYGWVDGKPGVFLVIFKQPGANVIDTVDSVMKQLPHLQAGISPAIKVSVLSDRTQTIRAAVKDVQFTLLLTIGLVVMVIFVFLRSVWATIIPSITVPLALLGACALMWIAGYSLDNLSLMALTIAVGFVVDDAIVMLENITRYIEEGETPMAAALKGASEIGFTIISISVSLIAVLIPLLLMSGIIGRLFREFSVTLAMTIAVSALVSLTLTPMMASRFLKSHDEEHHGRLYMLSERMFQALVNGYERGLDLVLRFRFITLMVFFATIALTVYLFVIIPKGFFPQQDTGLITGIVETSQDVSIADMAKHMQEIGAIVLKDPAIDHMAMRMGGSGNTLNDGTMYITLKPRDERTDSADQVIRRLQVQTAKVQGARLYLQSAQDVRVGGRASRTQFQFTLQSTDMDQLNAWAPKLLAKMKEMPELRDVASDQQTSGTTLTLSIDRNQAARFGITPDVIDATLYDAFGQREIATYFTQLSTYYVVLEVLPSLQKNPSTLEQIYLRSPTTGGEVPLSAFTKWTTAPVRPLAINHQGQFPAVTISFNLAPNVALGQATQAIDAMEQQMNVPAAITSTFAGTAKAFQESLSSVPLLIVAALIVVYLILGVLYESYIHPLTILSTLPSAGVGALATLLIFHFDFSLIGLIGLVLLIGIVKKNGIMLVDFAIAAERDQGLSPVEAIRRACLLRFRPILMTTMAAVLGGVPLMLGHGTGSELRQPLGYAMVGGLLVSQVLTLFTTPVVYLYLDRVSQWFSPKPHAGSDPQEEDVVDDGDLDVVEKLDPKKSRVFAAE; via the coding sequence ATGGCTGGCGGTATCTCGGCTCCCTTCATTCGCCTCCCCATCGCGACGTCGCTGCTGATGGTCGGCATCGTCTTCGTCGGGATCATCGCCTATCCGCAATTGCCGGTGGCGCCGCTGCCGGAAGTCGACTTCCCCACCATCCAGGTCTCCGCCAACCTTCCCGGCGCGGATCCGGAAACGATGGCTTCTTCGGTGGCGCAACCGCTCGAATCGCAGTTTGCGCTCATTCCCGGCGTCTCGGAGATGACGTCGCAGAGCCAGACCAGTTCGACCCAGATCGTTCTGCAGTTCGATCTCTCGCGCAACATCGATGGCGCCGGCTCCGACGTGCTCGCCGCCATCAATGCCGCGAGCGGGCAATTGCCCAAGAACATGCCGACCCCGCCGACCTACAGAAAGGTCAATCCGGCCGACTCACCCATTCTCACGCTCGGTGCCACATCGACGACGCTGCCGATGACGCAGGTGTCCGACGAGACCTACACCAAGCTCGCGCAGGCGATCAGCCATATCAGCGGCGTCGGCCAGGTCAGTGTCGGTGGACAGCAGGCGCCGTCGATCCGTGTCCAGATCGATCCCGCCAAGCTGGTGGCCAAGGGCCTGTCGCTGGAGGACGTGCGCACCCCGCTCTCTGTGATCACCGTCAACAATCCCAAGGGAACCCTCAACGGCGACACCCGCACCTACACCGTCTATGCCAACGACCAGTTCACCAAGGCCGAGGCCTGGAACGACATCGTCATCGCCTATCGGAACGGCAGTCCCGTCCGTGTCGGCGACATCGGCCATGCCGTGAGTGCACCGCTGGACAATACCCAATACGGCTGGGTTGACGGCAAGCCCGGCGTCTTCCTGGTCATCTTCAAGCAGCCGGGCGCCAACGTCATCGACACCGTCGACAGCGTCATGAAACAGCTTCCGCATCTGCAGGCCGGTATCTCGCCGGCCATCAAGGTCTCGGTGCTGTCGGACCGCACGCAGACGATCCGCGCGGCGGTGAAGGACGTGCAGTTCACGCTGCTGCTGACGATCGGCCTCGTCGTGATGGTGATCTTCGTCTTCCTGCGCAGCGTCTGGGCCACTATTATTCCGTCGATCACGGTGCCGCTTGCGTTGCTGGGCGCCTGCGCGCTGATGTGGATAGCCGGCTACAGCCTCGACAATCTGTCACTGATGGCTCTCACCATCGCGGTCGGCTTCGTGGTCGACGATGCAATCGTGATGCTGGAGAACATCACCCGCTACATCGAGGAGGGCGAGACGCCGATGGCCGCCGCGCTCAAGGGCGCCAGCGAAATCGGCTTCACGATCATCTCGATCTCCGTTTCGCTGATCGCGGTCTTGATTCCGCTATTGCTGATGAGCGGGATTATCGGCCGCCTGTTCCGCGAATTTTCGGTGACGCTCGCGATGACGATCGCCGTGTCGGCCCTGGTATCGCTGACGTTGACGCCGATGATGGCGTCGCGCTTCCTCAAATCGCACGACGAGGAGCATCACGGCAGGCTCTATATGCTCAGCGAGCGGATGTTCCAGGCCCTCGTGAACGGCTACGAGCGAGGCCTCGACCTCGTGCTGCGTTTCCGCTTCATCACCTTGATGGTGTTCTTCGCGACGATCGCGCTGACGGTCTATCTCTTCGTGATCATCCCCAAAGGGTTCTTTCCGCAGCAGGATACCGGGCTGATCACCGGAATCGTCGAAACGTCGCAGGACGTGTCGATCGCCGATATGGCGAAGCACATGCAGGAGATCGGCGCGATCGTGCTGAAGGATCCGGCGATCGACCACATGGCGATGCGGATGGGCGGAAGCGGCAATACGCTCAACGACGGCACGATGTACATTACGTTGAAGCCGCGGGATGAACGCACCGACTCGGCCGACCAGGTCATCCGTCGTCTGCAGGTCCAGACGGCGAAGGTCCAGGGCGCGCGGCTCTATCTCCAGTCGGCGCAGGACGTACGTGTCGGCGGCCGGGCGTCCCGGACGCAATTTCAGTTCACCCTGCAGTCGACCGACATGGACCAGCTCAACGCATGGGCCCCGAAGCTGCTCGCGAAGATGAAGGAGATGCCCGAGCTTCGCGACGTCGCGTCCGACCAGCAGACGTCGGGCACGACGCTGACGCTGTCGATCGACCGCAACCAGGCCGCGCGTTTCGGGATCACGCCCGACGTGATCGACGCGACCCTGTATGACGCATTCGGGCAGCGGGAGATCGCGACATATTTCACCCAATTGTCCACCTACTATGTCGTCCTCGAGGTGCTGCCCTCGCTGCAGAAGAATCCGTCCACGCTGGAGCAGATCTACCTCCGTTCCCCGACGACGGGAGGCGAGGTGCCGCTGTCGGCGTTCACCAAGTGGACCACGGCTCCGGTCCGGCCTCTGGCCATCAACCATCAGGGCCAGTTTCCCGCGGTGACGATCTCCTTCAACCTCGCGCCCAACGTCGCGCTCGGCCAGGCGACGCAGGCGATCGACGCGATGGAACAGCAGATGAACGTGCCGGCCGCGATCACCTCGACTTTCGCAGGCACGGCGAAGGCGTTCCAGGAGTCTCTCTCCTCCGTGCCTTTGCTAATCGTGGCGGCGCTGATCGTGGTCTATCTCATTCTCGGCGTGCTCTACGAGAGCTACATTCACCCCTTGACGATTCTGTCGACCCTGCCGTCGGCCGGTGTCGGCGCTCTGGCGACGCTCCTCATCTTCCATTTCGACTTCAGCCTGATCGGGTTGATCGGCCTCGTCCTGCTGATCGGCATCGTCAAGAAGAACGGCATCATGCTGGTCGACTTCGCGATCGCTGCGGAGCGGGATCAGGGCCTGTCGCCGGTTGAGGCCATTCGAAGGGCATGCCTGCTGCGCTTCCGTCCGATTCTGATGACCACGATGGCGGCGGTGCTCGGCGGCGTGCCGCTGATGCTCGGCCACGGCACCGGCTCGGAGCTGCGTCAACCGCTCGGCTACGCCATGGTCGGCGGTCTCTTGGTCAGCCAGGTCCTGACGCTCTTCACCACGCCGGTTGTCTATCTTTATCTGGACCGTGTCTCGCAATGGTTCAGTCCGAAACCACACGCAGGAAGCGATCCTCAGGAAGAGGACGTTGTCGACGACGGCGATCTGGACGTCGTCGAAAAGCTGGACCCGAAGAAATCAAGGGTCTTTGCGGCAGAATGA
- a CDS encoding LysR substrate-binding domain-containing protein codes for MGFTNSAPFNPVVTSTIRSFRRAYPDVDLTLEEASTSRLLAGLREGERDAVFLRPDEGEDDLQFRRLSNEPMLVVLPASHPVAKSTEIDLIRLKGDPLILTPRGSAWVDTVIAACRRAGFEPTLGQSAPQISSVVSLVAAELGFSLVPASMRQLHVTGVTYREVKGIAPIVRLALAFRRGETSKIVRNFIAQAVA; via the coding sequence GTGGGCTTTACCAACTCGGCACCATTTAATCCCGTTGTTACCTCGACAATCCGATCGTTTCGCCGAGCTTATCCCGATGTGGATCTGACGTTGGAGGAAGCAAGCACATCCCGCCTCCTTGCGGGCCTTCGGGAAGGAGAGCGGGACGCGGTGTTCCTGCGCCCCGATGAGGGCGAGGACGATCTACAGTTTCGGCGTCTCTCCAACGAGCCGATGCTCGTCGTATTGCCCGCAAGCCATCCGGTGGCGAAGTCGACTGAAATCGATCTTATCAGGCTGAAGGGGGATCCGCTCATTCTGACGCCGCGCGGATCGGCCTGGGTTGACACAGTCATCGCGGCCTGTCGGCGGGCGGGCTTCGAGCCGACCCTCGGGCAGTCCGCGCCGCAGATCAGCTCTGTCGTCAGCCTGGTGGCAGCTGAGCTTGGCTTTTCGCTCGTGCCGGCGTCAATGCGCCAGCTTCATGTAACCGGCGTCACCTATCGTGAGGTCAAAGGGATCGCTCCAATCGTGCGCTTGGCTCTGGCGTTCCGGCGTGGCGAGACCTCGAAGATCGTCCGCAACTTCATTGCCCAGGCGGTGGCGTGA
- a CDS encoding alpha/beta hydrolase domain-containing protein: MLETSRYPLWRILMPHRRNGRIVMFLFCVFSLISTARPVSAEVTRIEFTSKQPYGTFRAGDYVIWQGKIRGDLSPQEAIPGINKAPRNERGRVDYAAKVILMMPAAPRGENGALLVDVPNRGQVWAEAIYNSPRDVRFLPGTLEQGTGFLQDHGFAVAEVFWELGQSADLPSFADADGKTRFVEGVGFAIVRDAADFFAHAASDKGGTPNPLKGAINRVLASGRSQDGRFLKTFLLNGFNMMGNRRVFDGMHVFVSAAGLLPILQTGLGPMSSAEGAPTFDNPDFPGVNDGPLTIGEITAKVEARGEVPPRMILVSSTTDYYSLRASLGRTGASGTADQPLPANVRMYDIAGGPHIPAPKAPACTLTPGRLDWSPLSRALLLHLDAWVSRGTKPPASELMSLEAAGGEPPALRAPTRLSAAVIQVPKRDQDGNALGGVRLPDVAVPTGTNGAQNQPQTFTCMLIGSFSPFAATKAERERTGDARPSIEERYHGRDDYVNRIRIAAQDLLARGFLLPEDAAVIVQEAASTNLFAPAPTNAEPR, from the coding sequence ATGCTCGAAACCAGCCGCTATCCCCTATGGAGAATTCTCATGCCGCACCGTCGAAACGGGCGAATTGTGATGTTCTTGTTTTGCGTGTTCAGCCTGATCTCTACGGCGCGGCCAGTGAGCGCAGAAGTTACCCGGATCGAGTTCACGTCGAAGCAGCCTTACGGCACATTTCGCGCCGGCGACTATGTGATCTGGCAGGGCAAGATCCGCGGCGACCTATCGCCGCAAGAAGCCATCCCTGGGATCAACAAGGCGCCGCGCAATGAACGCGGGCGCGTCGACTACGCGGCGAAGGTCATTCTCATGATGCCGGCGGCTCCGCGCGGGGAAAACGGCGCGTTGCTGGTAGACGTACCCAACCGCGGGCAAGTCTGGGCCGAGGCGATCTACAACTCGCCACGCGACGTGCGGTTTCTCCCGGGCACGCTGGAGCAGGGCACCGGCTTTCTTCAAGACCATGGTTTCGCGGTTGCGGAGGTATTTTGGGAGCTTGGACAGAGTGCGGACCTGCCTTCGTTCGCTGACGCCGATGGCAAGACACGGTTCGTCGAGGGAGTGGGCTTTGCGATCGTCCGCGATGCCGCGGATTTCTTCGCGCATGCAGCTTCTGACAAGGGTGGAACGCCCAACCCGCTCAAGGGAGCGATCAACCGCGTGCTCGCGAGCGGCAGGTCGCAGGATGGACGATTCCTGAAGACCTTTCTCCTGAACGGCTTCAACATGATGGGCAACCGGCGCGTCTTCGACGGAATGCATGTGTTCGTCTCGGCCGCTGGCCTTCTACCGATCCTGCAGACGGGCCTTGGACCAATGTCGAGCGCCGAGGGGGCTCCAACATTCGACAACCCGGATTTTCCCGGCGTGAATGACGGACCGCTCACGATCGGGGAGATCACGGCCAAGGTCGAGGCGCGCGGCGAGGTGCCTCCGAGGATGATACTCGTGAGCTCCACCACGGACTACTATTCGCTGCGCGCTTCGCTTGGCCGCACGGGCGCGTCCGGAACCGCGGATCAGCCACTGCCCGCCAATGTGCGGATGTACGATATCGCGGGAGGCCCGCATATACCCGCCCCCAAGGCACCGGCCTGCACACTGACGCCAGGCCGCCTCGATTGGTCGCCGCTGTCGCGGGCCCTCCTGCTGCACCTTGATGCCTGGGTAAGCCGCGGCACCAAGCCGCCCGCCAGCGAGCTGATGTCGCTTGAAGCCGCGGGCGGCGAGCCACCTGCGCTGCGCGCCCCGACTCGGCTTTCCGCCGCAGTGATACAAGTGCCAAAGCGCGATCAGGACGGCAATGCGCTCGGCGGCGTGCGGCTGCCGGATGTCGCGGTGCCGACCGGCACCAATGGCGCCCAGAACCAGCCGCAGACATTCACCTGCATGCTGATCGGGTCCTTCTCGCCATTCGCAGCGACGAAAGCGGAACGAGAGCGTACCGGTGACGCCCGCCCGTCGATCGAAGAGCGCTATCACGGCCGCGACGATTACGTGAACCGGATCCGGATCGCCGCCCAGGATCTGCTAGCGCGTGGGTTTCTGCTGCCGGAAGACGCGGCAGTGATCGTTCAGGAAGCCGCGTCGACTAACCTGTTCGCGCCCGCACCAACGAATGCCGAGCCACGTTGA
- the acuR gene encoding acrylate utilization transcriptional regulator AcuR translates to MSKTLPRRRRGRPPKELAGTSATRDALVRAGVVMLTEKGYSATGIEEVLRSVDVPKGSFYHYFPSKEAFGAELIDSYAGYFSRKLDSFFLNEQHSPLERLRSFTDDATSAMKRFRYARGCLVGNLGQEMSVLPQSFRQQLFDVFIDWQQRTAKCLRAAQATGAISSNQDCDWLAEFFWIGWEGAVLRAKLERRSEPLHSFSKGFFKLLGE, encoded by the coding sequence ATGAGCAAGACGCTGCCTCGCCGCCGTCGCGGGCGACCTCCTAAGGAACTTGCCGGCACCAGCGCGACCCGTGACGCGCTTGTCCGTGCAGGTGTCGTTATGCTGACGGAGAAGGGCTATTCCGCGACGGGGATCGAGGAAGTCTTGCGGAGCGTCGACGTGCCAAAGGGGTCGTTCTACCACTACTTTCCGAGCAAAGAGGCATTTGGAGCGGAGCTGATCGACAGCTACGCTGGCTACTTTTCGCGAAAGCTCGACAGCTTCTTCCTGAACGAGCAGCATTCCCCGCTCGAAAGGCTCAGAAGTTTTACCGACGATGCTACGTCCGCCATGAAGCGCTTCCGTTATGCGCGAGGCTGTTTGGTGGGCAATCTTGGGCAGGAGATGAGCGTACTTCCACAATCATTTCGCCAGCAGCTGTTCGATGTGTTCATCGACTGGCAGCAGCGCACTGCCAAGTGCTTGAGAGCTGCCCAGGCTACTGGTGCAATCTCTTCCAACCAAGATTGCGACTGGCTTGCCGAGTTCTTCTGGATCGGTTGGGAGGGCGCGGTTCTTCGCGCCAAACTCGAACGCCGTTCCGAACCGCTTCATTCCTTCTCGAAGGGCTTTTTCAAGCTCCTCGGTGAATGA
- a CDS encoding HGGxSTG domain-containing protein: MSGDHPRIMAAMLASPRCGARTRSGSACLAPAVHGKTRCRMHGSAARSGAPKGNQNARKHGLFTQDRIAERRAIRALLGETRKLLQELG, translated from the coding sequence ATGAGCGGCGATCACCCCCGCATCATGGCTGCGATGCTGGCGAGTCCACGCTGCGGCGCCAGGACACGCAGCGGCAGCGCCTGCCTCGCGCCGGCGGTGCACGGCAAGACCCGCTGCCGCATGCATGGCAGCGCCGCGAGATCAGGCGCACCGAAGGGAAATCAAAATGCGCGGAAGCATGGGCTATTCACGCAGGACCGGATCGCAGAACGAAGGGCGATACGGGCGTTGCTGGGCGAGACGCGGAAGCTGCTGCAGGAGCTGGGCTAG
- a CDS encoding Bug family tripartite tricarboxylate transporter substrate binding protein, which produces MQRTLRLLAIVAGLCVTTEALAQKYPTRPFKIMVGFSAGGPVDVVARIIGDRLSNKLGQPFVVENRAGANGMIAAEGVARADADGYTILACNSSTITLNKTLFKDARYDPQGDFAPLTTVISAPLVLVVNPENPKTANINTVADLVAAAKAAPGALAYGSGGNGNLAHLAMELLSQKAGIKLIHVPYRGGAASEVGILAQEVLAVFDPLSAVPLVKAGKLRALAVSSAERLPALPDVPTVAEAGYPGFDISFWVGFFMPKAVPVPIRETLHREIVAAAKHPAVQERLESQGVVSVLSPADYAAKIAKETTELAEVVAAANIKAE; this is translated from the coding sequence ATGCAACGAACGCTTCGCCTGCTGGCGATTGTCGCCGGATTGTGCGTGACGACCGAGGCTCTCGCGCAGAAATATCCGACGCGTCCGTTCAAGATCATGGTCGGCTTCAGCGCGGGCGGCCCGGTCGATGTGGTCGCGCGCATCATCGGCGACCGGCTGAGCAACAAGCTAGGCCAGCCCTTCGTGGTCGAGAACCGCGCCGGCGCCAACGGCATGATCGCAGCCGAGGGCGTGGCGCGCGCGGACGCGGACGGCTACACCATCCTCGCCTGCAACTCGTCCACCATCACGCTCAACAAGACGCTGTTCAAGGACGCCCGCTACGATCCGCAAGGGGACTTTGCGCCGCTCACCACCGTCATCTCGGCGCCGCTGGTTCTCGTGGTCAATCCCGAGAATCCCAAGACGGCCAACATCAATACCGTCGCCGATCTGGTCGCGGCGGCGAAGGCCGCGCCGGGCGCGCTCGCCTACGGCTCGGGCGGCAACGGCAACCTTGCCCATCTCGCCATGGAGCTGCTCAGCCAGAAGGCCGGCATCAAGCTGATCCACGTGCCCTATCGTGGCGGCGCGGCGTCCGAGGTCGGCATCCTCGCGCAGGAGGTTTTGGCGGTGTTCGATCCCTTGTCCGCCGTGCCGCTGGTGAAGGCCGGCAAGCTGCGCGCGCTCGCGGTGTCATCGGCCGAGCGGCTGCCGGCGCTGCCTGATGTGCCGACCGTCGCGGAGGCCGGCTATCCCGGCTTCGACATCTCGTTCTGGGTCGGCTTCTTCATGCCGAAGGCCGTGCCCGTGCCGATCCGTGAGACGCTGCACCGTGAGATCGTCGCCGCCGCCAAACATCCGGCGGTGCAGGAGCGCCTGGAGTCGCAAGGCGTCGTCAGCGTGCTCAGTCCGGCCGACTATGCCGCGAAGATCGCGAAGGAGACGACGGAGCTTGCCGAGGTCGTCGCGGCCGCGAACATCAAGGCGGAGTAG
- a CDS encoding VOC family protein — MALKNIIGIDHAVVMVPDLDKAAENYRQLGFTLSPRGTHSAHMGTGNYTIMFDPDYMELLGVLVATEHNAPARAFVDRHGEGIERIAFTAVDSAAGAEEIRARGLTPIGPTDFERPVTLPDGTISAAKFRTFMWPTAEAPGGVRIFACQHKTRETVWIPELMKHANAAKRIRQTLIATPEPAQDAAHLGRLIDREPRTEADGAVAVPSGGDRADFVYLTLEQLGKRYPGVPLTGLSARGGAALVLVSGDLAATEKALGPAAVRSGTAIVVPPAKANGTLLAFVAG; from the coding sequence GTGGCCCTCAAGAACATCATCGGTATCGACCACGCCGTGGTCATGGTTCCGGACCTCGACAAGGCCGCCGAAAACTACAGGCAGCTCGGTTTCACCCTGTCGCCGCGCGGCACCCACAGCGCGCATATGGGCACCGGCAATTACACCATCATGTTCGACCCCGACTATATGGAGCTGCTCGGCGTGCTGGTGGCGACCGAGCACAACGCACCTGCCCGCGCCTTCGTCGACAGGCACGGCGAGGGCATCGAGCGCATCGCCTTCACGGCGGTAGACAGCGCAGCAGGCGCCGAGGAGATCCGTGCGCGCGGCCTGACGCCGATCGGCCCGACCGATTTCGAACGGCCGGTGACGCTGCCCGATGGCACGATCTCGGCGGCAAAATTCCGCACCTTCATGTGGCCGACCGCTGAGGCGCCCGGCGGCGTGCGCATCTTCGCCTGCCAGCACAAGACCCGCGAGACGGTGTGGATTCCTGAATTGATGAAGCACGCCAATGCGGCGAAGCGGATCAGGCAGACGCTGATCGCAACGCCCGAGCCCGCGCAGGATGCGGCGCATCTCGGCCGCCTGATCGACCGCGAACCGAGGACGGAAGCCGATGGTGCAGTCGCCGTGCCGTCCGGCGGCGACCGCGCCGACTTCGTCTATCTGACGCTGGAGCAGCTCGGCAAACGCTATCCCGGCGTGCCGCTCACCGGTCTTTCCGCGCGCGGTGGCGCGGCCCTGGTCCTCGTCAGCGGCGATCTCGCAGCCACCGAGAAGGCGCTGGGTCCGGCCGCGGTACGAAGCGGGACCGCAATCGTGGTGCCACCGGCCAAGGCCAACGGCACCCTGCTCGCCTTCGTTGCCGGCTGA
- a CDS encoding urate hydroxylase PuuD, with protein MWGSIISEWASLLLRWLHVVAAIAWIGSSFYFIALDLSLKPKTDLPDGVQGEAWQVHGGGFYRIMKYLVAPSQMPEELTWFKWEAYTTWLSGFALMVVVYYLDADLFLVDKSILDLTPVQAGLFSFCSLALAWLLYEAACRTGLAQRELPFAIGGYLFLVALTYAFTHVLSGRGAFNQIGAIIGTIMVANVFALIIPNQKKIVASLIAGEAPDPKLGKASKERSVHNNYLTLPVVVLMISNHYPLLYATRFNWIIVAIILALGPVIRHFFNERHAGRKSPWWVWGVAALGVIAILLLSAAGPREVKTGALSAQPTRANVEEIVMSRCSMCHAAEPVWAGIVTAPKGILLDAPEHIHRNIRLIGRVAAWSNAMPPGNITDMTSEERAILAAYIEQAQ; from the coding sequence ATGTGGGGATCCATCATATCGGAATGGGCGAGCCTGCTGCTGCGCTGGCTGCACGTGGTCGCGGCGATCGCCTGGATCGGCAGTTCCTTCTACTTCATCGCCCTCGATCTCAGCCTGAAGCCGAAGACTGACCTGCCGGACGGCGTGCAGGGCGAAGCCTGGCAGGTCCATGGCGGCGGCTTCTACCGGATCATGAAATATCTGGTGGCTCCGAGCCAGATGCCGGAGGAGCTGACCTGGTTCAAATGGGAGGCCTACACCACCTGGCTGTCCGGCTTCGCGCTGATGGTGGTGGTGTACTATCTCGATGCCGACCTGTTCCTGGTCGACAAGTCGATTCTCGACCTCACACCGGTCCAGGCCGGGCTGTTCAGCTTCTGCAGCCTGGCGCTGGCATGGCTGCTCTATGAGGCGGCCTGCCGCACCGGGCTTGCGCAGCGCGAGCTGCCCTTTGCCATCGGCGGCTATCTGTTCCTGGTCGCGCTCACTTACGCCTTCACCCACGTCCTGAGCGGGCGCGGCGCCTTCAACCAGATTGGGGCGATCATCGGCACCATCATGGTCGCCAACGTCTTCGCACTGATCATCCCGAACCAGAAGAAGATCGTCGCCAGCCTGATCGCGGGAGAGGCGCCCGATCCGAAGCTCGGCAAGGCCAGCAAGGAACGCTCGGTTCACAACAACTACCTGACCCTGCCCGTCGTCGTGCTGATGATCAGCAATCACTATCCTCTGCTCTACGCGACGCGCTTCAACTGGATCATCGTCGCGATCATTCTGGCGCTCGGCCCCGTGATCCGCCACTTCTTCAACGAGCGGCACGCGGGGCGCAAATCGCCGTGGTGGGTGTGGGGTGTCGCCGCGTTGGGCGTGATCGCGATCCTCTTGCTCTCCGCCGCAGGCCCCCGCGAGGTCAAGACGGGCGCGCTGTCGGCACAGCCGACGCGCGCCAATGTCGAGGAGATCGTGATGTCCCGTTGCAGCATGTGCCACGCGGCAGAGCCGGTCTGGGCCGGCATCGTGACCGCGCCCAAGGGCATCTTGCTCGACGCGCCCGAGCACATCCATCGCAACATCCGCCTGATCGGCCGCGTGGCGGCGTGGTCCAATGCGATGCCGCCGGGCAACATCACCGACATGACCAGCGAGGAGCGCGCCATCCTCGCCGCCTATATCGAGCAGGCGCAGTGA